A window of the Trichoderma asperellum chromosome 4, complete sequence genome harbors these coding sequences:
- a CDS encoding uncharacterized protein (SECRETED:SignalP(1-23)~EggNog:ENOG41), translating to MRPSSLTNALVFAMFGLAPIASGHLAPGSTDMERRYIGSGATLATKFVRSMIAGLEVRHHTEAQIAAKEAAAKKKGGKKGGKKNQAREASEVPPDDEFGSWADKREPHHTEAQIAAKEAAAKKKGGKKKGGKKNQAREASEVPPDDEFGSWADKREPHHTEAQIAAKEAAAKKKGGKKGGKKNQARDEVPADDEFGSWADKREPHHTEAQITAKEKAAKAKASKNKSN from the exons ATGCGTCCCTCTTCACTTACTAATGCCCTGGTTTTTGCCATGTTTGGCTTGGCCCCTATTGCTTCCGGCCACTTGGCGCCAGGATCTACAGACATGGAACGACGATACATC GGCTCCGGTGCAACTCTGGCTACCAAGTTCGTGCGCTCTATGATTGCAGGGCTCGAGGTTCGCCATCACACCGAGGCGCAGATTGCTGCCAAggaggccgccgccaagaagaagggcggaAAGAAAGGTGGAAAGAAGAACCAAGCCCGCGAAGCAAGTGAAGTTCCTCCTGATGATGAATTCGGCTCTTGGGCTGATAAGCGCGAGCCCCATCACACTGAGGCGCAAATTGCTGCtaaagaagctgctgccaagaagaagggtggaaagaagaagggtggAAAGAAGAACCAAGCCCGCGAAGCAAGTGAAGTTCCTCCTGATGATGAATTCGGCTCTTGGGCTGATAAGCGCGAGCCCCATCACACTGAGGCGCAGATTGCTGCCAAggaggccgccgccaagaagaagggcggaAAGAAAGGTGGAAAGAAGAACCAGGCTCGTGATGAGGTTCCTGCAGATGATGAGTTCGGTTCTTGGGCTGATAAGCGTGAACCCCATCATACTGAAGCTCAAATTACTGCCAAAGAGAAAGCTGCTAAGGCGAAGGCTTCAAAGAACAAGTCTAACTAG
- a CDS encoding uncharacterized protein (EggNog:ENOG41) → MPRTRKQVTRSFSACWTCRRRRVKCNGVGLPCNQCKKCRLECEGYSIQLVWVDPKTGTYPPFFRRSMNFEQTWRGWPAFSEDHLQRLIDGMDSMDFPVAEHSPPLNPFTVFHSTQRIDHSVSDDAPANKSALDLQNIESLAGLSQPKSPPLSYIEASCSLLRPLTPTIYDWLSTSRDEATIFHHYVTWIAPIMIPVDNTNNPWKSVYPSTALQDSSAASRALYHAIIAQSAFNMANLYKESQEIYRQNESIALQHYGASLRELSQTLSYTKEAEYNACAATLYTLMISEGQARDSVAWRSHFNGAGSFVTQFVQQKPWIQSTHSWVISQSIALSFEISQTGNTKPHNSSPITDILFEGVASRRNFGYTIGASCDVLRIISSTRLFMERIARGDVPDNLCLIIQGYVAELLPENHTKCGIDLDIPERESVVKLLPRTEQFRFLDCLHLRLFRTAALIYLYQAILKVPPRGVSRYVRSVLADAMTFIHIRGGAISMWPVFIAATEATDEADQQMVERWLSVSSQLGIPNRLVAGTVIRQIWHDRAQEAIARGVEPDQVALDWKAVQQRLGVDLLLL, encoded by the exons ATGCCTCGTACTCGCAAGCAAGTCACAAGGTCTTTTTCCGCTTGTTGGACTTGTCGCCGACGGCGCGTCAAGTGCAACGGTGTAGGTCTACCGTGCAACCAGTGCAAGAAATGCAGGCTTGAGTGTGAAGGGTATAGCATCCAGCTCGTTTGGGTAGACCCAAAGACTGGCACTTATCCTCCATTTTTTCGAAGGAGCATGAACTTTGAGCAAACATGGCGTGGCTGGCCAGCTTTTAGCGAAGATCACCTTCAGCGACTGATCGACGGAATGGATAGCATGGACTTTCCGGTTGCGGAGCACTCGCCGCCTTTAAATCCATTCACAGTATTCCATTCAACACAGCGGATTGACCACTCAGTCTCGGATGATGCTCCTGCAAACAAATCAGCATTAGATTTGCAAAACATTGAGTCTCTAGCTGGTTTATCTCAGCCAAAGAGTCCCCCGCTGTCATACATTGAAGCCTCTTGCTCTCTACTACGACCCCTAACACCAACTATATATGATTGGTTATCAACGTCAAGAGATGAAGCCACGATATTTCATCACTACGTAACATGGATAGCTCCTATTATGATTCCAGTGGACAACACGAATAATCCTTGGAAGTCTGTTTACCCGTCGACAGCACTACAAGATTCATCTGCTGCCTCACGAGCTTTGTACCATGCGATTATTGCTCAGTCTGCATTTAACATGGCCAATTTATACAAAGAAAGTCAAGAGATATACCGTCAAAACGAGTCAATCGCACTGCAGCATTATGGCGCTTCATTGAGAGAGCTAAGCCAAACATTGAGTTATACGAAAGAAGCGGAATATAATGCCTGCGCTGCTACTCTATATACATTAATGATCTCTGAG GGTCAAGCAAGAGATTCGGTCGCTTGGAGGAGTCATTTTAACGGAGCTGGAAGTTTTGTAACTCAGTTTGTTCAGCAAAAGCCTTGGATTCAGTCCACACACTCTTGGGTAATATCTCAAAGCATCGCCCTTTCATTCGAAATTTCGCAAACAGGAAACACAAAGCCTCATAATAGCTCTCCGATCACCGATATTCTTTTCGAAGGCGTTGCTTCCCGCCGAAACTTTGGGTATACAATCGGTGCCAGCTGCGACGTTTTACGAATAATTTCATCAACCAGGCTCTTCATGGAACGCATTGCGCGCGGCGATGTACCCGACAATCTCTGTCTAATAATTCAGGGCTATGTAGCGGAATTATTACCTGAAAATCACACAAAGTGCGGCATTGATCTGGATATCCCAGAACGGGAGAGCGTTGTGAAGTTATTGCCCAGAACAGAGCAGTTTAGATTTTTGGACTGCCTTCATCTTCGCCTCTTCCGTACGGCGGCGctgatttatttatatcaaGCCATTCTCAAAGTTCCTCCTCGTGGTGTCAGCAGATATGTCAGATCTGTCTTGGCGGATGCCATGACATTTATCCACATTCGAGGAGGTGCAATATCGATGTGGCCCGTCTTTATCGCTGCTACAGAGGCTACCGATGAAGCAGACCAGCAAATGGTTGAACGATGGCTATCGGTATCAAGCCAGCTAGGAATCCCAAACCGCCTAGTGGCTGGGACTGTTATTCGCCAAATATGGCATGATCGAGCACAAGAAGCCATTGCGAGAGGCGTTGAACCAGATCAAGTTGCACTAGACTGGAAAGCAGTCCAACAGCGATTGGGAGTCGACCTTTTGCTTTTGTGA
- a CDS encoding uncharacterized protein (EggNog:ENOG41) gives MAPFDLTSYKALSFDIYATLIDWETGIFSQFLPLLSKLPKGHSLWNKNLADIRNYLLTQYATHEHRLEIQHPNEKYSKLLSMVYENVAADVGIAVTPSESEAFGGAIGKWPAFADTVDAMQTLGKYYKLIALSNVDKVSFASTLRGPLNGVQFDAIYVAEDIGTYKPNPTNFNYLLDHARQDFGIQKNDICHTAQSLTFDHIPIASMGFPPAVWISRGGGSMGMGDLEAVKDKVNIGATYATLGDMVIAVEAAFDKLQN, from the coding sequence ATGGCCCCTTTCGATCTCACATCTTATAAAGCCCTATCCTTTGATATATATGCAACTCTCATAGATTGGGAGACGGGCATTTTTTCCCAGTTTTTACCATTGCTCAGCAAACTTCCCAAGGGACATTCGCTATGGAACAAAAATTTGGCCGATATCCGAAACTATCTACTTACTCAGTATGCAACTCATGAACATAGGCTGGAAATTCAGCACCCAAATGAAAAATACTCGAAGTTGCTGAGCATGGTGTACGAAAATGTCGCTGCGGATGTGGGAATAGCTGTAACCCCCAGCGAATCAGAGGCATTTGGTGGCGCCATAGGGAAATGGCCAGCATTTGCGGACACAGTAGATGCAATGCAAACATTAGGAAAATATTACAAACTCATTGCATTGAGTAATGTGGACAAGGTGTCGTTTGCAAGCACGCTACGTGGTCCACTTAATGGCGTCCAATTTGATGCTATTTACGTTGCAGAGGACATTGGCACGTACAAACCGAATCCAACCAACTTTAATTATCTTCTAGATCATGCACGCCAGGATTTCGGAATACAAAAAAACGACATATGCCACACGGCGCAGAGTCTAACCTTTGACCACATCCCCATTGCATCGATGGGCTTTCCGCCCGCCGTTTGGATATCTCGTGGAGGTGGGAGCATGGGCATGGGGGATTTAGAGGCGGTGAAggataaagtaaatattggAGCTACGTATGCAACGCTAGGAGACATGGTCATAGCTGTAGAAGCAGCCTTTGATAAACTGCAAAATTAA
- a CDS encoding uncharacterized protein (EggNog:ENOG41), protein MGSVPVRRVAIIGAGPAGAIAIDALAQERAFDIIRVFERRDRPGGCWIDDPSHPPTLSNFESLAARTADAPLPIPKTLPSQTERHDQPRFSESSVYPYLETNIDSLAMEFSKEPIPVKRSDLSIANHGPDTPFRKWDIIQKYVQGLVDRKGYSDFVSYETTVEKVEKVGTEWKVILRKNGKHRDYWWVEWFDAVVVASGHFWVPYIPAIDGLEEFEKARPGSIIHSKHFRGRKQFASKRVVVVGASVSGADIAFDLASIAQAPVHAVTIGHTINGYFGGEAFKHPKIKNHPSIVRVEGRTVHLIDGNSITDVDYIIFSTGYSWSLPFLPDVPVRNNRVPDLYQHVVWQKDPTLLFVGAVAAGLTFKVFEWQAVLAARLLAGQAVLPSVEEMRKWEAERIKARGDGMKFTLIFPDFEDYFERLRRLAGEGEEGKGRKLPRFQREWIRAFLDGHERRKAMWRRLNEKAQIELNATQDNRHDRARL, encoded by the exons ATGGGCAGTGTTCCTGTAAGGCGAGTAGCCATCATTGGCGCCGGACCAGCGGGAGCTATTGCCATTGATGCCCTTGCTCAAGAGAGAGCCTTTGACATTATTCGCGTTTTTGAGCGTCGAGATAGGCCGGGGGGATGCTG GATAGATGATCCATCGCATCCTCCTACACTGTCCAATTTTGAATCGCTAGCAGCGCGTACAGCCGATGCGCCACTCCCCATACCGAAGACGCTCCCGTCCCAGACAGAGCGGCATGACCAACCTCGCTTCTCAGAGTCGTCAGTCTATCCCTATCTAGAGACGAATATTGATTCTTTGGCTATGGAATTCAGCAAAGAGCCAATTCCAGTGAAACGGAGCGATCTTTCAATAGCCAACCACGGACCAGACACCCCATTTCGCAAGTGGGATATTATACAAAAATATGTCCAAGGTCTTGTTGATAGGAAAGGCTATAGCGACTTTGTTTCTTACGAAACGACAGTGGAAAAAGTGGAAAAAGTCGGCACAGAGTGGAAAGTTATATTGCGGAAAAATGGGAAACACCGCGATTACTGGTGGGTTGAGTGGTTCGATGCCGTCGTGGTCGCCAGTGGACATTTCTGGGTACCTTACATTCCTGCAATAGATGGGTTAGAAGAATTTGAGAAAGCAAGGCCCGGCAGCATAATTCACAGCAAACATTTCCGTGGTCGTAAGCAGTTTGCAAGTAAA CGCGTCGTGGTGGTTGGAGCATCCGTCTCTGGAGCTGATATTGCCTTTGACCTTGCCAGTATCGCACAAGCCCCTGTCCACGCTGTCACTATTGGACACACAATTAATGGATATTTTGGAGGCGAAGCTTTTAAACATCCCAAAATAAAGAATCATCCTTCAATTGTTAGGGTTGAGGGAAGAACTGTGCATCTGATAGATGGAAATTCTATTACTGACGTtgactatataatatttagcacAGGCTACAGTTGGtctctgccttttcttcctgATGTCCCTGTACGGAATAATCGGGTTCCAGATCTCTATCAGCACGTCGTCTGGCAAAAAGACCCGACATTGCTCTTTGTCGGTGCTGTGGCTGCGGGGTTGACATTCAAAGTTTTCGAATGGCAAGCAGTCCTGGCAGCACGCCTTCTTGCTGGTCAAGCTGTGCTCCCATCTGTCGAAGAGATGCGAAAGTGGGAGGCCGAGAGAATCAAAGCACGTGGAGACGGTATGAAATTTACGTTAATTTTTCCAGATTTTGAAGATTACTTTGAAAGACTTAGACGGCTGGCTGGAGAAGGcgaggaaggaaaaggacgCAAGCTTCCGCGGTTTCAAAGAGAATGGATAAGAGCTTTTCTTGATGGTCATGAACGTCGCAAAGCTATGTGGAGACGACTCAACGAGAAAGCTCAAATTGAGCTTAACGCGACTCAAGATAATAGACATGATAGAGCACGgctataa
- a CDS encoding uncharacterized protein (EggNog:ENOG41~TransMembrane:10 (i120-138o144-167i179-200o212-234i302-325o331-351i358-376o388-409i421-441o453-476i)), whose protein sequence is MTSRTIERDEKKLSIFTNDPALEDSSLSIRAEQQPEWDPAEELAARAKVDTTVLPLLFLGLLVFQLDRMNIASALTGGFATDIRVTQSTINLGNQLMFMVIVIFEIPCNMALQRIGPRKWISAQVFVFGFIAIMQVFIKNRGGFLATRLLLGFAEAGYIPGACYTLSTWYTKRELAKRVAIFFFGMFGGNAISPLLALGILQLDGHRGLRGWQWLFLLEGLFTSSVSIILLFFLPGSPSHPKPLLGEGIIKFSEIESRILQRRLKLNGEEDSDWQGLKKIPLGVVWSTVTHYRRWPHFVSTFVVFSTWSPLTMYTPSIIMSLGFARTDANALAAVGAFIALAVVFLFAFFSDRTNQRGASVIAAQTCYLVTLIVAHQLQPHVGRWSRWGLWTAVNSFAVGYHPIHNSWVQLNCADPREKSISIAMWVMSAISGLMVGTQYFQADDKPLYLTGLRMMIVMVSVGIASTAFQIAVYAVHNKRANDENQQGSVLKAKLYVP, encoded by the exons ATGACTTCAAGAACCATCGaaagagacgagaaaaagTTAAGCATATTCACAAACGACCCGGCTCTCGAAGATTCTAGTTTATCTATTAGAGCAGAGCAACAGCCAGAATGGGATCCAGCAGAAGAACTCGCGGCTCGCGCAAA GGTAGACACGACTGTGCTGCcgcttctctttctcggATTATTGGTTTTCCAGCTGGATCGAATGAACATTGCGAGTGCCTTAACTGGTGGATTTGCAACCGATATTCGCGTCACTCAGTCAACAATTAACCTAGGCAACCAGCTTATGTTCATGGTTATTGTCATCTTTGAGATTCCCTGCAATATGGCTCTCCAGCGTATTGGTCCACGCAAATGGATATCAGCTCAAGTATTTGTATTTGGGTTCATTGCGATAATGCaggtttttataaagaaTCGAGGGGGGTTCCTCGCGACtcgcctccttcttggaTTTGCAGAGGCTGGATATATTCCCGGGGCATGTTATACATTGTCGACTTGGTATACCAAGCGAGAGCTTGCCAAGAGAgtagccatcttcttcttcggaaTGTTTGGTGGTAATGCGATTAGCCCTCTTCTTGCATTGGGAATTTTGCAACTGGATGGGCATCGTGGCCTTCGTGGATGGCAATGGCTTTTTTTAC TTGAGGGCCTTTTTACAAGCTCGGTTTCCATTATTCTCCTATTTTTCCTCCCTGGAtcgccatctcatccaaaACCTCTGTTAGGTGAAggaataataaaattttcaGAAATTGAATCAAGAATTTTGCAGAGGCGTCTCAAATTAAACGGTGAAGAAGATTCAGATTGGCAAGGGCTCAAGAAGATTCCTCTAGGGGTTGTTTGGAGCACGGTTACTCACTATCGCCGCTGGCCACATTTTGTTTCAACATTTGTAGTATTCTCCACGTGGAGCCCCTTAACCATGTATACCCCTTCTATCATTAT GTCGCTGGGCTTTGCTAGGACCGACGCAAACGCTCTGGCTGCCGTTGGTGCATTTATCGCACTTGCTGTTGTTTTTCTATTTGCGTTTTTTAGCGATCGAACCAACCAACGAGGTGCTTCTGTTATTGCTGCTCAGACGTGCTATTTGGTCACTCTGATAGTGGCCCATCAACTTCAGCCTCATGTTGGAAGGTGGTCACGGTGGGGTTTGTGGACGGCTGTTAATAGTTTCGCAGTTGGCTATCATCCCATCCACAACTCATGGGTTCAGCTTAATTGCGCAGACCCCAGAGAGAAGAGTATAAGTATTGC AATGTGGGTGATGTCCGCTATTAGCGGTCTTATGGTAGGAACGCAATACTTCCAAGCAGATGACAAGCCACT TTATTTAACTGGTCTGCGCATGATGATTGTAATGGTTTCAGTGGGAATTGCAAGCACTGCTTTTCAAATCGCTGTATATGCGGTACACAATAAACGCGCCAATGATGAAAATCAACAGGGGAGTGTGCTTAAGGCTAAGCTATATGTGCCATAA
- a CDS encoding uncharacterized protein (EggNog:ENOG41~TransMembrane:10 (i32-52o64-84i91-109o121-139i160-179o191-211i248-265o271-292i313-331o416-436i)) — MADVEANVSKDGSEERIAPVLNEERQWYRTTLFNACVIGGVGFLAPGLWNAMNSLGAGGAESPYLINAANALVFGLMGFFCLFGGPIANRIGLSYTLLLGALGYPIYSAGLYTNNRFGNDWFVLLGAVTCGISAGLFWASEGAIALGYPEPSKRAKYLNIWVWFRTLGPIVGGAIVLGLNVKTSGKGSVGYVTYIIFIVLQCLAAPLALCLSPPHKVQRSDGSRVMVKREDSFLAEFKALYQLSRKRNVLLLLPIFWAAYFNQYSGNFEAYYFSVRGRALIGFVSNFATLLSSQILSQWLDWTRFAVKKRLEYGYYYVVAVHVLSWVYGWVVQEQFASNPPLLDWSTPGYVKGFFVLFLWNFSQQAAQNWLYYLVATMTNDVAELTRLTGILRGQESFAQAVSYGLNTRNWYGGRVPLAVNTILLGLAIVPTYLVVRSHNPDKSAKVSESTPSETKSDITEPNKEETN; from the exons ATGGCGGACGTCGAGGCTAATGTGTCCAAAGATGGCTCTGAAGAGCGCATCGCCCCTGTGTTAAATGAAGAGCGGCAGTGGTATCGTACTACGCTCTTCAATGCTTGTGTTATTGGAGGCGTTGGATTCTTAGCACCTGGTTTATGGAATGCCATGAACTCTCTAG GCGCTGGTGGAGCCGAATCGCCATACTTAATCAACGCCGCCAATGCCCTGGTGTTCGGACTGATGGGCTTTTTCTGTTTGTTTGGCGGCCCAATTGCGAACAGAATAGGGCTGTCTTACACACTTCTTCTTGGAGCCCTTGGCTACCCGATTTATTCAGCTGGTCTCTATACAAATAATCGCTTTGGAAACGACTGGTTCGTCCTTCTCGGCGCCGTGACCTGCGGAATATCAGCTGGGCTTTTTTGGGCAAGCGAGGGAGCCATCGCGCTTGGCTACCCAGAACCCTCTAAACGAGCCAAGTACTTGAATATATGGGTCTGGTTCCGGACATTAGGACCCATTGTGGGCGGTGCTATTGTGTTGGGTTTGAATGTAAAGACTTCAGGTAAAGGGAGCGTTGGCTATGTGACCTACATCATTTTCATTGTTTTACAATGCCTGGCGGCTCCCTTAGCATTATGTCTATCGCCACCCCACAAAGTCCAAAGGAGTGATGGATCGCGGGTCATGGTCAAACGAGAAGACTCGTTCCTCGCTGAGTTCAAGGCCTTGTACCAACTATCGAGGAAACGAAACgttctacttcttctccctATATTCTGGGCTGCCTATTTCAATCAGTACAGCGGGAACTTTGAAGCCTACTACTTCAGTGTACGCGGCCGTGCTTTGATCGGTTTTGTAAGCAACTTTGCCACACTACTATCATCGCAGATTCTCAGCCAGTGGCTTGATTGGACTCGTTTTGCCGTCAAGAAACGTTTAGAATATGGATACTATTATGTCGTTGCGGTACATGTTCTCTCTTGGGTATACGGTTGGGTTGTTCAAGAACAATTTGCTTCCAATCCCCCACTCTTGGATTGGAGCACGCCCGGCTACGTCAAAGGCTTTTTTGTGCTATTTTTATGGAACTTTTCGCAACAAGCAGCTCAAAATTGGTTATACTATCTTGTTGCTACAATGACGAATGATGTAGCAGAGCTCACTCGCTTGACGGGTATTCTGCGTGGCCAAGAAAGCTTTGCTCAAGCCGTGTCATATGGTCTCAACACAAGGAACTGGTATGGAGGGCGAGTGCCACTGGCCGTTAACACAATACTTCTCG GGCTAGCGATAGTCCCGACTTATCTTGTTGTTCGCAGCCACAATCCGGACAAGTCAGCAAAGGTATCTGAATCCACACCTTCAGAGACAAAATCTGATATTACTGAGCCGAATAAAGAGGAAACGAATTAG
- a CDS encoding uncharacterized protein (EggNog:ENOG41~SECRETED:SignalP(1-21)), giving the protein MRSKCPVSIFIVPLVTTTVRAAASPLFVPFYGTSANGFNGPPRGWNSFGMQARAGTSFVLNQNDVQSQCDLLNVTAGYTLCSLDSGWSGNGGDEFGRLVPDTSLFPNLTALADHLHSQGKLLGIYALPGWRKIRVSFLADLEN; this is encoded by the coding sequence ATGCGAAGCAAATGTCCTGTTTCTATTTTCATTGTTCCGCTAGTAACGACGACAGTTAGGGCAGCCGCAAGCCCACTCTTTGTGCCATTCTATGGCACTAGTGCCAATGGATTTAATGGACCTCCTCGCGGATGGAACTCTTTTGGCATGCAAGCTCGCGCGGGCACCTCGTTCGTTCTGAATCAAAATGATGTTCAGAGCCAGTGTGACCTTCTTAATGTCACTGCTGGATATACATTGTGCAGCTTGGATTCAGGCTGGTCAGGaaatggcggcgatgagtTTGGTCGACTTGTCCCAGACACATCACTCTTCCCGAACTTAACAGCGTTGGCCGACCATCTACACTCCCAGGGAAAGCTCCTTGGAATATATGCACTTCCGGGGTGGCGCAAAATAAGGGTATCATTTTTAGCGGACCTTGAAAATTAG